GTTCGTCGGTCCTACTACCCGCTATACCAATATTGTGAAATACCTTACAAACTCAGACATACCAAGGGGTCAGATTGGAATGCGATGCTGCCGTTTTTTGATAGTGTGATATACGCCACTCATATCAAAAAGAATGGACAACCCTAAGCGGTCTAAGTACCCCATCCCCACCTTTGGAGGCGTGTGTTGCCGAGTGGTTAACACCTTGAActccggatctggaggtccggggttcaagTATTACTCGTCGcgttagacaaggaactttactccactttgtctgtcttcacccaggtgtattaatgggtaccggcgacaaACCGCTttggggtaaccctgcgatgaactagcatcccgtccaggggggatTAGCAATAGTCCAAAACATGCTTCATGTTAACGAACTGGGATAAGATccggccgtttgggcctttggctcgtgtgcgcctttgCCTAAAGTTATCACCTTTAGTGCACCAAACACGCTATAATAACCAAGCGTCATTGATCATTACCTGCCCAGGTCGACTTCAGATGCTCTTCAGAAGAGGAGTTACATGAATGCAGGGTGTGGGAATCGCTGTTTTGAACAGCCTCACTGAAAGATGAGTGACTTACGAGTGCACCAAGGGAAGGGAGACCATTAGGATAAGCCGGGGGATAACGGAACTTATCCATCACGTAGCCAAGTGCAAGCTCTCGTTGGCTTCTCGTCGTAACAAGACCGTAGTTGTTATGATCCATGAACCATAGCGTATATCTTCTTAGAGGGCCATTTATAAATTCAAATAATGATTCGATGTCAGACCGGCCAGTCACGTGATAGCATGAACTTGGATTGGAACAAAAAGCATCTTCTATCAGTCGCTCGGCTTCTGTGTGGTTAAACTTAGGACTGGTACCATTGGCGTGAAAGGAAAGGACAAAGTTAGCCATCCATATGAACAAGCCACAGGTTTGTAGATGCGGTGTCTCTTGGCAGTCTGCCATGGTTGTCGTGTCTTTGGGAGGCCCTAGTAGAGTCGCATTGACAAGGGCATTATAAAGTCCACCCATTTGTGTAACGCTATACTCTCGTCTTATTGGACTCATTTTAGTCCCAGAGAGCTTATTATATTTCCAGGATCCAAATTCTGGATTATATGAGTTGTTTAGCTGCAGCAAACTCGAGGTTTTTCCCAGTTGTTTCAGTGTTGCGTTTCGGTGTCCCAGTATCGAATCCATGTCACGCAACAGGCTGTCAACTGCCACTGAGAGAAAAACTAGACTAAAGGAGTCCGCTGTTTTAACTTGGTTGATAAGACCCAGGTAGGCCAAGTTAACGATGCTCACCTAaggaataacaaaagaaaaatgttaatGGTAAGACATTTGTTCATAAAGTTATCTACAACTTTCAATCCACCCATCCATCCATTTTACCTGTTCATTCACAAAGAGTCCttccatctatccatccattCATCAGACCACATAGGTCTTCAATAAATCTCCTCCCTTTATTCATTTCCAGTAGTACTTtcctatccatccatccattccgATTTATCAATCTATCCTTATTGATAGCTGATAAATATATCTCTTCAAGGTTCAGAGATCATTTGCCTCTTTCCCTTACGACGTCACATGACGTCAAATCTAATCAGCAGTTTCACTGTAATGTGTTTAAAACGTTGACGTCATTTCCACGGTATATAAGAGTCGATGAAACATTTTTGTCGATTTGTTTACCccgtgtttgtttctttttacaaacaaTTCCTCGTGTGCATGTGTCCCTCAGACCagtaaatttcaccaccaaagtgcgttttttatttatttcttacctTGTCGTTTTCTTGACACGTTGCGCATAGCTTTGCTGTCATCTTTTTGTTGAATTTCTGTTGTTGGAAAGTTTTATAAGTCACCTTTCCGGACAGATCGAAGGTAACATCAATCTTCTTTGAAAGTGTTGTGAAAACATAGGGACCTCTTTCGACGAGCTATAATCAGGTAAATGTTAGTCAACAATAATCACACCATTTCTTACGCCCTAGGTTTAAGAAAATCCAAAAAACGTATTGAAcgtgttttcttttaatactgTTTTGGTACCACTTAGTATTTTACACGATAGCCCTCATGTCTTAATTCAGGGGAGCACTCAAGTTACTTTCTTGTGGTAGTACTTTATAAACTGTACAAGATCGCTCTAAGGTTTACGTCTGTGGGTGCCTTGCATACTTTGGTTTTAGCGACTGTTCCCATCTTGTGACTACTCCATGTTACAGTATCTATTAATTACCTTCTCGACTgattatatttcaaaattgtgcaTTAAGCCCTCCAAAAATTTACCATCCAATCACGCGTGATATCCTTATAAGTAGTGTGTGATGATTTTTCGCTGTctgtatttatatctaatttaaagcTACCGAGCCAGCCATAGAACAAAGTACATTTACCAGTAAAGTTTCAAGGCCGCTTAAGGTAAATTTGATATGTTACCTTGGGTGTTTCTCCATTGTAAAGGAATCTTTCCTTGTTTATGATATGCCAGTAATAAATCTTTGTTAAACTCTCCGTAATATTGATCTGTATAAGCAAACAAAGAAACCTAAATGCAATTCCTGTAGTCTGGTTTCCAAGATGTCTCTTCTTCCCTTCCTCAGTGGAGTCAAAAGGAGGgggaaagaagagaaaagaccTTCGAAACGACGTTGAGTGCTCGTAGCACTGTCGTCAAACTTACACTTAGTTACCTCTTGAGCCACTCGCAGTACGAGCTTCAATGTAATGATAAATTGGGATCCCCAAGGAAATACATGTACGTTAGGTACTACTGTCAAGTGATAGAAAACACGGGGAAATGATGTTTGTTATGATACTGTGTatt
The genomic region above belongs to Porites lutea chromosome 12, jaPorLute2.1, whole genome shotgun sequence and contains:
- the LOC140921838 gene encoding uncharacterized protein, encoding MSWRDKRTTGIALLLVGVAFVGLALLFSLVLPRALQKRITDEMCVSSKEDAYYDQWINITESLTKIYYWHIINKERFLYNGETPKLVERGPYVFTTLSKKIDVTFDLSGKVTYKTFQQQKFNKKMTAKLCATCQENDKVSIVNLAYLGLINQVKTADSFSLVFLSVAVDSLLRDMDSILGHRNATLKQLGKTSSLLQLNNSYNPEFGSWKYNKLSGTKMSPIRREYSVTQMGGLYNALVNATLLGPPKDTTTMADCQETPHLQTCGLFIWMANFVLSFHANGTSPKFNHTEAERLIEDAFCSNPSSCYHVTGRSDIESLFEFINGPLRRYTLWFMDHNNYGLVTTRSQRELALGYVMDKFRYPPAYPNGLPSLGALVSHSSFSEAVQNSDSHTLHSCNSSSEEHLKSTWAAYNSETQVRQSFYPSASANELKVHGHQALFFPAKKVRSCEAHRPAAKSYEIFMPQLKRRGTLVQEKQVKIKGLKLDRFRLEESLVTGNNRTVFTSGLLDMSGIYGFPVLTGFPRFLHGAQSLGKKIGIPAADPKKHGSFIDIEPFTGTALQAVFRFQISAVVNSGVILSQFQPRPYNVSYVDDNAPFYEKVIPLFWIETSQVINEKQARLFRSEVFDALSKMCTVMVCMSIAAGVFLFSGLLLVVLSIRGEPNTVEVELNQT